Proteins found in one Aethina tumida isolate Nest 87 chromosome 1, icAetTumi1.1, whole genome shotgun sequence genomic segment:
- the LOC109598930 gene encoding uncharacterized protein LOC109598930 isoform X1, whose product MVKLLALSVLLVAVYTSTVYGYPGGYGGGSHGGGSHGGGLGGGQGGGFGGGSGGGGYGGQGGFGGGSHGGGLGGGTGGGLGGGQGGFGSGSHGGQGGFGGGQGGGLGGGKGGGFGGGQGGGFGGGQGGGFGGGQGGGFGGGQGGGFGGGKGGGFGGQGGGYGGGSHGGGHGGYKSHGY is encoded by the exons ATGGTCAAACTACTG gcTTTAAGTGTTTTATTGGTGGCCGTGTACACCAGTACCGTCTACGGATATCCag GTGGATATGGTGGTGGTAGTCATGGTGGTGGTAGTCATGGTGGAGGTTTAGGAGGAGGCCAAGGTGGCGGATTTGGTGGTGGCAGTGGTGGCGGTGGTTACGGTGGCCAAGGAGGTTTCGGTGGTGGAAGTCACGGAGGTGGTTTAGGCGGAGGCACCGGTGGTGGCTTAGGCGGCGGTCAAGGAGGTTTTGGTAGTGGAAGTCACGGCGGTCAAGGTGGTTTTGGAGGCGGACAAGGTGGAGGTCTCGGTGGTGGTAAAGGAGGAGGCTTTGGAGGCGGACAAGGAGGAGGTTTCGGAGGCGGTCAAGGAGGAGGTTTCGGAGGCGGTCAAGGAGGAGGTTTCGGAGGTGGCCAAGGAGGAGGTTTCGGAGGTGGTAAAGGGGGCGGCTTTGGTGGACAAGGAGGCGGTTATGGTGGAGGCAGCCATGGTGGTGGTCATGGTGGTTATAAAAGTCATGGATATTAA
- the LOC109598930 gene encoding uncharacterized protein LOC109598930 isoform X2, which translates to MVKLLALSVLLVAVYTSTVYGYPGGYGGGSHGGGSHGGGLGGGQGGGFGGGSGGGGYGGQGGFGGGSHGGGLGGGTGGGLGGGQGGFGSGSHGGQGGFGGGQGGGLGGGKGGGFGGGQGGGFGGGQGGGFGGGQGGGFGGGQGGGFGGGKGGGFGGQGGGYGGGSHGGGHGGYKSHGY; encoded by the exons gcTTTAAGTGTTTTATTGGTGGCCGTGTACACCAGTACCGTCTACGGATATCCag GTGGATATGGTGGTGGTAGTCATGGTGGTGGTAGTCATGGTGGAGGTTTAGGAGGAGGCCAAGGTGGCGGATTTGGTGGTGGCAGTGGTGGCGGTGGTTACGGTGGCCAAGGAGGTTTCGGTGGTGGAAGTCACGGAGGTGGTTTAGGCGGAGGCACCGGTGGTGGCTTAGGCGGCGGTCAAGGAGGTTTTGGTAGTGGAAGTCACGGCGGTCAAGGTGGTTTTGGAGGCGGACAAGGTGGAGGTCTCGGTGGTGGTAAAGGAGGAGGCTTTGGAGGCGGACAAGGAGGAGGTTTCGGAGGCGGTCAAGGAGGAGGTTTCGGAGGCGGTCAAGGAGGAGGTTTCGGAGGTGGCCAAGGAGGAGGTTTCGGAGGTGGTAAAGGGGGCGGCTTTGGTGGACAAGGAGGCGGTTATGGTGGAGGCAGCCATGGTGGTGGTCATGGTGGTTATAAAAGTCATGGATATTAA